From Psychroflexus torquis ATCC 700755, the proteins below share one genomic window:
- a CDS encoding PKD domain-containing protein, protein MKILKYSTLIICLLCIGLSFQSCEDDDTGISTELVARFTQTINQSKGTVTFINLSENAASYNWDFGDGTSSIVINPEKTYDASGTYDVKLTVSNENSEIAAFQDIIEIEIILIINGDFENGSEGWIVGVDDNVPAPVVTENDNSFYEVNITNPDPNQPFLVNVSQKVTITQGEIYVLTFEAWSDGNRTLIAGIGLSGGDFSNDTQTVNLTNTQQQFEITLSSQEFGALDARVLFDSNGDAGLVRIDNVSLNLQ, encoded by the coding sequence ATGAAAATCTTGAAATATAGTACACTTATTATTTGTCTGTTATGTATCGGATTATCTTTTCAATCTTGTGAGGATGATGATACTGGTATATCAACCGAATTAGTTGCAAGGTTTACTCAAACCATTAATCAGAGTAAAGGAACAGTCACTTTTATCAATCTATCAGAAAATGCGGCTTCCTATAATTGGGATTTTGGTGATGGAACATCATCGATAGTCATAAATCCAGAAAAAACTTATGATGCCAGTGGCACCTACGATGTGAAGCTTACAGTAAGTAATGAAAACAGTGAAATAGCAGCTTTTCAAGATATCATTGAAATTGAGATCATATTGATCATTAACGGAGACTTTGAAAATGGTTCGGAAGGCTGGATAGTTGGTGTAGATGATAATGTACCCGCGCCGGTTGTCACAGAAAATGATAATTCTTTTTATGAAGTTAACATCACTAACCCCGACCCAAATCAACCGTTTTTAGTTAATGTAAGTCAAAAGGTGACTATCACACAAGGTGAAATTTATGTCTTAACATTCGAGGCCTGGTCAGATGGTAATAGAACTTTAATTGCAGGTATAGGTCTTAGTGGAGGTGATTTTTCAAATGACACCCAAACTGTAAACCTTACTAATACACAACAACAATTTGAAATCACACTAAGCTCACAAGAATTTGGAGCTCTTGACGCTCGAGTTTTATTTGACTCTAATGGGGATGCCGGTCTTGTGAGAATAGACAATGTCTCTTTAAATTTACAATAG
- a CDS encoding glycoside hydrolase family 16 protein, with protein MKSIFNYIIYKYAATIFLTGLLLVFIGCDLDETQEVTTLDNLVWSDEFDVDGAPNSQNWNYDIGDGTAENIPGWGNNELQYYTDRPENAVVENGVLLITARQESFENRNYTSARLTTEGLLEQQYGRFEARIRLPYGQGYWPAFWLLGVPETIMVDGEEVLEEWPAVGEIDIMEYLGDEPTNVFGTLHGPGFSGAESISKEFTLENDRFDTGFHVFGIEWSPTSVNFYVDGNIYQTLTREDIAEETDGEGEWVFDRPFYILLNVAVGGNLPGNPTSETVFPQSMIVDYVRVYN; from the coding sequence ATGAAAAGTATATTTAATTATATAATTTACAAATATGCAGCCACTATTTTTTTAACAGGATTGCTATTGGTTTTTATAGGTTGCGATCTAGACGAAACACAAGAAGTCACTACCCTAGATAATCTAGTATGGTCTGATGAGTTTGATGTGGATGGAGCACCAAATTCTCAAAATTGGAATTATGATATTGGTGATGGTACAGCAGAAAATATCCCTGGATGGGGTAATAATGAACTTCAATATTATACCGATAGACCCGAAAATGCAGTTGTTGAAAATGGAGTACTCCTTATTACAGCTAGACAAGAATCATTTGAAAATAGAAATTATACCTCAGCGAGGTTAACCACTGAAGGTTTGCTTGAACAGCAATATGGACGTTTTGAAGCTCGCATTAGATTGCCTTATGGACAAGGCTATTGGCCTGCATTTTGGCTTTTAGGAGTGCCTGAAACCATAATGGTTGATGGTGAAGAAGTTTTAGAAGAATGGCCTGCTGTAGGCGAAATAGATATTATGGAATATCTTGGAGACGAACCAACCAATGTATTTGGAACTTTGCATGGTCCAGGGTTTTCTGGGGCAGAATCCATTTCTAAAGAATTTACTCTTGAAAACGACCGTTTTGATACAGGTTTTCATGTGTTTGGGATTGAGTGGTCGCCGACTTCCGTCAACTTTTATGTTGACGGCAATATATACCAAACTCTTACTCGAGAGGACATAGCAGAAGAAACGGATGGAGAAGGAGAATGGGTATTTGATAGACCTTTTTACATCCTATTGAATGTTGCTGTCGGTGGTAATTTACCTGGAAATCCTACTAGTGAAACTGTATTTCCTCAAAGCATGATTGTAGATTATGTAAGAGTATATAATTAA